From the genome of Scytonema hofmannii PCC 7110, one region includes:
- a CDS encoding DMT family transporter: MTDFQGEIAALSAACLWALASTIYGRLGERIPPLQLNLLKGIIAIAFLLLTIPITGEWLPNISVLPLCLLLTSGIVGISLGDTAFLAAINYLGARRVLVMGTLAPPIAALLALIFLQENINLGAWCGILLTILGVGWVITERTSNEGIGTQGHGNTGNVAVHFWASPFWKGIGFGLLAVVTNATGMVLSRAAFIDHNINPLWAALLRLSAAELVLLGWIALRNRQGNHKGKTLHSRQVVMAAIFASFCGTFLGIWLQQTAVKFTAAGIATTLMQTSPLFVIPLSIWMGERVSLRAIAGAAIAIVGIGLLFYLK, from the coding sequence GTGACAGATTTTCAAGGCGAAATCGCAGCTTTGTCTGCTGCGTGTCTGTGGGCTTTAGCATCGACGATTTATGGTCGATTGGGAGAGCGTATTCCGCCGTTACAACTGAATTTGCTTAAAGGGATTATTGCGATCGCGTTCCTTTTACTTACCATCCCGATAACTGGAGAATGGTTGCCTAACATTTCTGTCTTGCCGTTGTGTTTACTCCTGACAAGCGGCATTGTGGGTATTAGCTTGGGAGATACAGCCTTTTTAGCAGCCATAAATTATTTAGGGGCGCGTCGCGTCCTAGTTATGGGAACCCTTGCTCCACCAATTGCAGCCTTACTAGCTCTAATTTTTCTACAAGAAAACATAAATTTGGGTGCTTGGTGCGGAATTCTGCTAACTATTTTGGGAGTAGGTTGGGTGATAACAGAACGAACTTCTAATGAAGGGATAGGGACACAGGGACATGGGAATACGGGGAATGTTGCAGTACATTTCTGGGCATCTCCTTTTTGGAAGGGAATAGGCTTTGGTTTGCTAGCAGTCGTCACAAATGCTACCGGAATGGTGCTTTCAAGAGCAGCATTTATCGATCACAATATCAACCCATTGTGGGCAGCTTTACTGCGTTTGAGTGCCGCCGAGTTAGTTCTCTTGGGATGGATAGCCTTACGCAATAGGCAAGGTAACCATAAGGGAAAAACATTACACTCAAGGCAAGTTGTGATGGCAGCTATCTTTGCTTCCTTCTGCGGTACTTTTTTAGGAATTTGGTTGCAACAGACTGCTGTGAAATTTACAGCCGCCGGAATTGCTACGACTCTGATGCAGACTAGCCCGCTATTTGTGATTCCTCTCTCCATTTGGATGGGAGAGAGAGTGAGTTTGAGAGCAATTGCAGGTGCTGCGATCGCGATCGTAGGTATTGGATTGCTGTTTTATCTTAAGTAA
- a CDS encoding ATP-binding protein produces MDAQFNILLLLALPEKTKNILALLNQGSFAKNYKYKCISTKVDYLSHIHLGWDAIIAEYRLKDMEALEALLLAQAEGLNVPFIIFNSTNSVSMAVKCMKTGATDYLLQDELARLPKIIEQVIAKKTPPAKNRSQKIDLEQELQKQTVELRQQKEHSQQIEAAAQRIEIQLQTLIAKNADGIIVVDKQGIVRFINPAALDLFGRKPEELLGELFGFPVVCGDNTEVDIRSCNKRSSVVDSCSDKIAQMRVVEIEWSGKTAYLVSLRDITELKRAEEERTKLLEQAQAANRIKDEFLSVLSHELRTPLNPILGWVKLLQSGKLDPVKSSEALVTIERNARLQIQLVNDLLSVSKILSGKLTVNPVAVDLTTTIASAIESVRLAARAKSIEIVTVLDSNVGLVFGDPKRLRQVIWNLLSNAVKFTPSTGRVTIRLEKIDSYAQIQVSDTGKGIKPEFLPYIFDYFRQQDSSYSRKFGGLGLGLPIVRHMVELHGGTVQAESLGDSKGATFTVKIPLLHSPSLTNQDTAQNNDVVDLSGVRVLVVDYEQDNRDFLVVLLENYGASVRAVASAHEALTSLIEQPPHLLISDIGLPGIDGYTLIREIRSLPPERGGQVPAIALTAFSGDTARKQSLGTGFTLHMSKPVEPNVLATAIAHLVHA; encoded by the coding sequence GTGGATGCTCAATTTAATATCCTGCTTCTATTGGCCTTGCCTGAAAAAACTAAGAATATCCTGGCGTTGTTAAACCAGGGAAGCTTTGCAAAGAATTATAAGTATAAGTGTATCTCAACAAAAGTAGATTATCTTTCTCATATACATTTAGGATGGGACGCCATTATTGCTGAATATCGCCTGAAAGACATGGAGGCTTTAGAGGCATTGCTTTTGGCACAAGCAGAAGGGCTAAATGTTCCCTTTATCATTTTTAACAGCACAAATAGCGTCTCTATGGCTGTAAAGTGTATGAAAACAGGAGCCACAGACTACTTATTACAAGATGAATTGGCACGACTTCCTAAAATTATAGAACAGGTAATTGCTAAAAAAACACCACCAGCAAAGAATAGATCGCAAAAAATTGATTTAGAACAAGAACTGCAAAAACAGACAGTAGAACTCAGACAGCAAAAAGAGCATTCCCAACAGATTGAAGCAGCAGCGCAAAGAATTGAAATACAGTTGCAAACGCTGATTGCTAAGAATGCTGATGGGATTATAGTTGTTGACAAGCAAGGTATTGTACGTTTTATCAACCCTGCAGCCCTGGATCTCTTTGGTCGCAAACCGGAGGAACTGTTAGGTGAATTGTTTGGCTTTCCTGTTGTTTGTGGTGACAATACAGAAGTTGATATTCGTAGTTGCAATAAACGAAGCAGTGTAGTAGACTCTTGCTCGGACAAAATTGCTCAAATGCGTGTGGTGGAAATTGAGTGGTCTGGAAAAACAGCATATCTTGTGTCTTTAAGAGATATTACCGAACTTAAACGGGCGGAAGAAGAGCGGACTAAACTTTTGGAACAAGCTCAAGCAGCCAACCGTATCAAAGATGAGTTTCTCTCCGTTCTCTCCCACGAACTGCGAACACCACTGAATCCCATATTAGGCTGGGTAAAACTTTTACAAAGTGGCAAGCTAGATCCTGTTAAATCCTCTGAAGCTTTAGTAACTATTGAACGTAACGCTCGCTTGCAGATACAACTTGTGAATGACTTACTCAGTGTATCTAAAATTTTGAGTGGTAAATTAACTGTGAACCCTGTTGCTGTCGATCTGACAACTACGATAGCATCTGCCATTGAAAGCGTGCGTCTTGCAGCTCGCGCTAAATCAATTGAGATAGTCACTGTACTCGATAGCAATGTAGGTCTGGTGTTTGGCGATCCCAAGCGTTTGCGACAAGTCATTTGGAACTTGCTTTCTAATGCTGTTAAATTTACACCATCTACAGGACGCGTTACAATTCGTTTAGAAAAGATTGATTCATATGCTCAAATTCAAGTAAGCGATACAGGCAAAGGTATTAAACCAGAATTTTTACCCTACATATTTGATTATTTTCGCCAGCAAGATAGCAGTTACTCAAGGAAGTTTGGTGGGTTAGGCTTAGGTCTTCCTATCGTTCGTCACATGGTTGAACTACATGGTGGAACAGTTCAAGCGGAAAGTCTTGGTGATAGCAAGGGCGCTACTTTTACTGTGAAGATCCCATTACTACATTCTCCTTCCTTAACAAATCAAGACACTGCTCAAAATAATGATGTTGTGGATTTAAGCGGAGTTCGCGTACTTGTTGTGGATTATGAGCAAGATAATCGGGATTTTTTAGTTGTCCTCCTAGAAAACTATGGTGCTTCTGTCCGTGCTGTTGCGTCTGCACATGAGGCGCTGACATCGTTGATTGAACAACCGCCACATTTACTAATTAGCGATATCGGATTGCCAGGTATAGATGGCTATACTCTGATTAGGGAAATCCGATCTTTACCACCCGAACGAGGTGGTCAAGTACCAGCGATCGCTCTCACTGCATTTTCGGGTGACACGGCTCGAAAACAATCGCTTGGGACTGGCTTCACGCTTCATATGTCTAAGCCCGTTGAACCCAACGTGTTGGCTACTGCTATTGCTCATTTGGTTCATGCTTAA
- a CDS encoding circadian clock KaiB family protein produces MSDKYLLKLYITGYTHRSQQAISNLIQLCELHLKNKHEIIIIDVLEQPLVAEAEKILLTPTLIKELPLPKVRIVGDLSDTPTVVLDLNIPQERS; encoded by the coding sequence ATGAGTGATAAATATTTGCTCAAACTTTACATTACCGGATATACACATAGGTCTCAGCAAGCCATCTCCAATTTAATTCAGTTGTGTGAGTTACATCTGAAAAATAAACATGAGATAATTATTATTGATGTGCTCGAGCAGCCCCTGGTTGCTGAAGCGGAAAAGATTTTATTGACCCCTACTTTAATCAAAGAATTGCCTTTGCCAAAAGTACGCATTGTTGGGGATTTATCAGACACTCCAACAGTCGTATTAGATCTGAATATTCCGCAAGAGCGATCGTGA